A stretch of the Medicago truncatula cultivar Jemalong A17 chromosome 5, MtrunA17r5.0-ANR, whole genome shotgun sequence genome encodes the following:
- the LOC11423424 gene encoding PLASMODESMATA CALLOSE-BINDING PROTEIN 3 has translation MALLAYFVLFLSLTGYSSGALYCVCKDGVGDQNLQKAIDYACGAGADCTQIQQNGPCFQPNTIKDHCNYAVNSYFQKKGQAQGACDFAGMATPSQTPPTSSTSSCAYPSSGNTGGGTTTTPATNTPVGISPPSTVTPTTPTGTTPSTGTGTPTGTGTGTGTGTGTGTPTGTGTGTGMGTPTGTGTGTGIGTGTGTGTGTGTTTGGPNVFGISPTTSSSGNSGFSDPNGEGVQLKKCTYVLLTSLVFTIWLAAAIRD, from the exons atgGCTCTTCTTGCTTATTTTGTGCTCTTCCTTTCTCTGACTGGATATTCAA GTGGTGCTCTTTATTGTGTGTGTAAAGATGGTGTGGGAgatcaaaatcttcaaaaagCAATAGATTATGCTTGTGGTGCTGGAGCTGATTGTACACAAATTCAGCAAAATGGGCCATGTTTTCAGCCAAATACTATTAAAGATCACTGCAATTATGCTGTTAATAGCTATTTCCAGAAAAAGGGTCAAGCTCAAGGAGCTTGTGATTTTGCTGGTATGGCTACTCCAAGTCAAACTCCACCAACTT CTTCAACATCTTCATGTGCTTATCCTTCAAGTGG CAATACAGGAGGGGGTACCACCACAACCCCAGCAACTAATACACCTGTAGGCATATCACCACCATCCACCGTAACTCCAACTACTCCTACAGGTACAACACCAAGCACCGGGACCGGCACACCAACCGGAACCGGCACAGGCACAGGCACAGGTACGGGCACGGGCACTCCAACTGGAACAGGCACGGGCACAGGCATGGGCACACCAACTGGAACAGGCACAGGAACAGGTATAGGAACTGGAACAGGTACAGGAACTGGAACTGGTACAACCACAGGTGGTCCTAATGTGTTTGGAATAAgtccaacaacatcatcatctgGTAATAGTGGCTTCAGTGATCCTAATGGAGAAGGggttcaattaaaaaaatgcacTTATGTGTTATTAACATCCCTTGTTTTTACTATATGGCTAGCAGCAGCAATAAGAGACTAA
- the LOC11432057 gene encoding uncharacterized hydrolase YugF isoform X1: MVSLFSQPFGSSSSSSPSLPLRKCNTLKLKPFTVFSSSQQPFPPFLPKEIHSIKDPFARKFAMRIQRLPVPVSFVENPIMSSCVKPLVQNKEPPIVLLHGFDSSCLEWRYGYPLLEESGFETWAIDILGWGFSDLENLPPCDVVSKRNHFYQFWKSYIRRPMILVGPSLGSAVAIDFAVNYPEAVEKLILIDASVYAEGTGNLATLPRSVAYAGVYLLKSLPLRLYANYLTFTNMSLRTILDGTNVGRLHCLLPWWDDATVDFMTSGGYKIAPLIRKVKQKTLIIWGENDRIVSNKLAVQLHCELPDAILRQIPDCGHIPHLERPDSTIKLIVEFIQTEKKKLSQRVSQVSQVSS; this comes from the exons ATGGTATCACTTTTTTCTCAACCCTttggttcttcttcttcttcttctccttcattaCCCCTTAGAAAATGCAATACCCTCAAACTCAAACCTTTcactgttttttcttcttctcaacaACCTTTCCCTCCTTTTCTTCCCAAAGAAATTCACTCAATCAAAGACCCTTTTGCTCGTAAGTTCGCAATGCGGATTCAGAGACTACCTGTCCCT GTTAGCTTTGTTGAAAATCCCATCATGAGCAGTTGTGTGAAGCCACTGGTGCAGAACAAGGAACCTCCGATTGTTCTTCTACATGGTTTCGATAG TTCATGTTTAGAATGGAGATATGGATATCCATTGCTTGAAGAATCTGGTTTCGAGACTTGGGCTATCGACATTCTTGGTTGGGGTTTCTCTGATTTAG AAAATCTTCCTCCTTGTGACGTGGTATCAAAACGCAATCACTTCTATCAG TTTTGGAAGTCCTACATCAGAAGGCCAATGATATTGGTTGGACCAAGCCTCGGCTCTGCTGTTGCCATTGACTTTGCTGTCAATTATCCAGAAGCT GTGGAAAAACTTATTTTGATTGATGCTAGTGTATATGCAGAGGGAACTGGAAACTTAGCAACCTTGCCTAGATCGGTAGCCTATGCTGGG GTATATTTATTGAAGAGTCTTCCATTACGCTTATATGCCAACTATTTGACCTTCACTAACATGTCCTTACGCACCATCCTTGATGGGACTAAT GTGGGCCGCTTGCATTGCTTATTGCCTTGGTGGGATGATGCTACTGTTGATTTTATGACTAGTGGCGGTTACAAGATTGCACCCCTCATAAGAAAG GTAAAGCAGAAAACACTGATAATATGGGGTGAAAATGACCGCATTGTCAGCAATAAGCTTGCAGTG CAACTACATTGTGAATTACCTGATGCAATTCTACGCCAAATACCCGATTGTGGGCATATTCCTCATTTGGAAAGACCGGATTCAACTATCAAattaattgttgaatttattcagacagagaaaaagaaattaagtcaACGTGTTTCACAAGTAAGCCAAGTGAGCAGTTAA
- the LOC11432057 gene encoding uncharacterized hydrolase YugF isoform X2 yields the protein MCLVKLLMVSFVENPIMSSCVKPLVQNKEPPIVLLHGFDSSCLEWRYGYPLLEESGFETWAIDILGWGFSDLENLPPCDVVSKRNHFYQFWKSYIRRPMILVGPSLGSAVAIDFAVNYPEAVEKLILIDASVYAEGTGNLATLPRSVAYAGVYLLKSLPLRLYANYLTFTNMSLRTILDGTNVGRLHCLLPWWDDATVDFMTSGGYKIAPLIRKVKQKTLIIWGENDRIVSNKLAVQLHCELPDAILRQIPDCGHIPHLERPDSTIKLIVEFIQTEKKKLSQRVSQVSQVSS from the exons ATGTGTCTTGTAAAACTTCTGATG GTTAGCTTTGTTGAAAATCCCATCATGAGCAGTTGTGTGAAGCCACTGGTGCAGAACAAGGAACCTCCGATTGTTCTTCTACATGGTTTCGATAG TTCATGTTTAGAATGGAGATATGGATATCCATTGCTTGAAGAATCTGGTTTCGAGACTTGGGCTATCGACATTCTTGGTTGGGGTTTCTCTGATTTAG AAAATCTTCCTCCTTGTGACGTGGTATCAAAACGCAATCACTTCTATCAG TTTTGGAAGTCCTACATCAGAAGGCCAATGATATTGGTTGGACCAAGCCTCGGCTCTGCTGTTGCCATTGACTTTGCTGTCAATTATCCAGAAGCT GTGGAAAAACTTATTTTGATTGATGCTAGTGTATATGCAGAGGGAACTGGAAACTTAGCAACCTTGCCTAGATCGGTAGCCTATGCTGGG GTATATTTATTGAAGAGTCTTCCATTACGCTTATATGCCAACTATTTGACCTTCACTAACATGTCCTTACGCACCATCCTTGATGGGACTAAT GTGGGCCGCTTGCATTGCTTATTGCCTTGGTGGGATGATGCTACTGTTGATTTTATGACTAGTGGCGGTTACAAGATTGCACCCCTCATAAGAAAG GTAAAGCAGAAAACACTGATAATATGGGGTGAAAATGACCGCATTGTCAGCAATAAGCTTGCAGTG CAACTACATTGTGAATTACCTGATGCAATTCTACGCCAAATACCCGATTGTGGGCATATTCCTCATTTGGAAAGACCGGATTCAACTATCAAattaattgttgaatttattcagacagagaaaaagaaattaagtcaACGTGTTTCACAAGTAAGCCAAGTGAGCAGTTAA
- the LOC11431588 gene encoding aspartic proteinase CDR1, translating to MGAGYVMSYSIGTPPFQLYSLIDTGNDNIWFQYLGVDTLTLNSNNGTPISFKNIVIGCGHRNQGPLEGYVSGNIGLARGPLSFISQLNSSIGGKFSYCLVPLFSKENVSSKLHFGDKSTVSGLGTVSTPIKEENGYFVSLEAFSVGDHIIKLENSDNRGNSIIDSGTTMTILPKDVYSRLESVVLDMVKLKRVKDPSQQFNLCYQTTSTTLLTKVLIITAHFSGSEVHLNALNTFYPITDEVICFAFVSGGNFSSLAIFGNVVQQNFLVGFDLNKKTISFKPTDCTKH from the exons ATGGGTGCTGGATATGTAATGAGTTATTCAATTGGTACCCCTCCATTTCAACTTTACAGTCTTATTGATACAGGAAATGATAACATTTGGTTTCAAT ATCTTGGTGTCGACACTCTTACTTTGAACTCTAACAATGGCACTCCTATCTCATTCAAAAATATTGTGATTGGATGTGGGCATAGAAATCAGGGGCCATTAGAGGGGTATGTCTCAGGAAATATTGGCCTTGCACGCGGGCCTTTGTCTTTTATATCCCAATTGAATTCTTCAATTGGTGGAAAATTTTCTTATTGTCTAGTTCCATTATTTTCGAAGGAAAACGTTTCAAGCAAATTACATTTTGGAGATAAATCAACGGTTTCTGGACTTGGAACTGTTTCAACTCCCATAAAAGAGGAAAATGGTTACTTTGtaagtttggaagcatttagTGTGGGAGATCACATTATAAAACTGGAGAACTCTGATAACCGTGGAAATTCCATCATTGATTCAGGAACAACGATGACTATTTTACCAAAGGACGTTTATTCTAGGTTAGAATCTGTAGTGTTGGATATGGTTAAGTTAAAGCGTGTTAAGGATCCCAGTCAACAGTTCAATCTTTGCTATCAAACGACATCAACAACATTACTGACGAAGGTTCTAATAATCACTGCACATTTTAGTGGGTCGGAGGTCCATTTGAATGCTCTAAACACCTTTTATCCAATTACTGACGAAGTTATCTGCTTTGCTTTTGTTTCTGGTGGAAATTTTTCTAGTCTTGCGATATTTGGTAATGTAGTGCAACAAAACTTTTTAGTTGGATTTGACCTAAATAAAAAGACTATATCCTTTAAACCCACGGATTGTACCAAACATTGA
- the LOC11431589 gene encoding protein DMP9, with protein MEQTQQEIGIKVYNATPPPQEAIGGVTHQPFDPPEPGKKRRAIMAKGVQKTLSKTSLLGNFLPTGTLITFEMVLPSIYRNGQCTHVHTIMIHFLLIMCALSCFFFHFTDSFHGADGNVYYGFATRNGLSVFKPGLTVLVPNDDKYKVGFQDFVHAVMSVMVFVAIAFSDYRVTNCLFPGHEKEMDQVMESFPLMVGIICSGLFLIFPTSRHGIGCMSS; from the coding sequence ATGGAACAAACTCAACAAGAAATTGGGATCAAAGTCTACAATGCAACTCCTCCACCACAAGAGGCCATAGGCGGCGTCACACACCAGCCTTTCGATCCACCGGAACCTGGCAAGAAACGTCGCGCCATAATGGCAAAAGGTGTCCAAAAAACCCTCTCAAAAACATCCTTACTCGGAAACTTCCTTCCAACAGGAACACTCATAACATTCGAAATGGTCCTTCCTTCAATCTACCGAAATGGTCAATGCACTCATGTTCATACCATCATGATCCATTTCCTCTTAATCATGTGTGCACTCTCTTGTTTCTTCTTTCACTTTACCGACAGTTTTCACGGCGCGGATGGTAACGTTTACTATGGTTTTGCTACTCGGAACGGGTTGTCTGTTTTTAAACCGGGACTCACTGTTTTGGTTCCTAATGATGACAAGTACAAAGTTGGGTTTCAAGATTTCGTGCATGCGGTTATGTCGGTTATGGTGTTTGTGGCTATCGCTTTTTCGGATTATAGGGTTACTAATTGTTTATTTCCTGGACATGAAAAAGAGATGGATCAAGTTATGGAGAGTTTTCCTTTGATGGTTGGAATAATTTGTAGCGGTTTGTTCCTTATTTTTCCTACTTCAAGGCATGGAATTGGATGCATGTCTTCCTAA
- the LOC112422069 gene encoding pollen-specific leucine-rich repeat extensin-like protein 2, whose translation MDHNNSPPPQQTSPEQQSQPPNNSPPPQSPTHLPTSQHQPSPAATSQHQPSPATMSQHQPSPAATSQLQQPPGSPLLSPQYSSTQPQPSPENSPLKRKHPLQDPQPSSPKRHLSIQEPPPGSSQSQGQIISITAAYISSSSSDPLPVSSDNSLNSSDPSPVASSDPSPVSSGSPPDTLESSASNNPSVTPSP comes from the coding sequence ATGGATCATAACAACTCTCCACCGCCACAACAAACTTCACCTGAACAACAATCACAGCCACCAAACAACTCTCCACCGCCACAATCACCGACGCACTTACCTACGTCGCAGCATCAACCATCACCAGCCGCCACGTCGCAGCATCAACCATCACCAGCCACCATGTCGCAGCATCAACCATCACCAGCCGCCACGTCGCAGCTGCAACAACCACCTGGCTCTCCTTTGCTATCACCCCAATACTCTTCAACACAGCCACAACCATCACCTGAAAACTCTCCACTAAAGCGAAAACATCCACTCCAAGATCCTCAGCCATCATCACCAAAGCGACATCTTTCAATCCAAGAACCACCGCCAGGAAGTTCACAGTCACAAGGACAAATCATCAGCATCACCGCCGCATACATTTCATCGAGCTCATCAGACCCTTTACCGGTCTCATCAGACAATTCATTGAACTCCTCAGACCCTTCACCCGTCGCGTCATCAGACCCTTCACCCGTCTCATCGGGATCTCCACCGGATACATTAGAATCATCAGCAAGTAATAATCCCTCTGTTACTCCGTCACCATGA
- the LOC11423425 gene encoding early nodulin-75 yields MDPPHKSPPPMQPSANSPALPLQPPQQAPQPQPQESEPKSFDEIEDSQAQSWFQDIFPGKDFPPCLQPQQENYQDSSKLPQLEEGRKGKPRPWHESPERLIFLQLYPNFAYVLAPLDSPPHSPSKQENIISPPCQQPPPQLENVLAPPSLPHHSTSEPSPVSSGSPPDLLESTATNNPSIPPSP; encoded by the coding sequence ATGGATCCTCCGCACAAATCTCCTCCACCAATGCAGCCATCAGCCAACTCTCCTGCACTGCCGTTGCAACCACCGCAACAAGCCCCTCAGCCGCAGCCGCAAGAATCAGAACCCAAGTCATTTGATGAAATAGAAGATTCTCAAGCACAGTCATGGTTTCAAGATATATTTCCTGGTAAAGATTTTCCACCATGTCTTCAACCGCAGCAAGAAAATTATCAAGATTCTTCCAAACTTCCACAACTCGAAGAAGGTCGTAAGGGAAAACCTCGACCATGGCATGAGTCACCAGAACGATTAATATTTCTTCAATTATATCCTAATTTTGCTTATGTTCTGGCGCCACTGGATTCACCACCACATTCACCGTCGAAGCAAGAAAACATTATTTCACCACCATGTCAACAACCACCACCGCAGCTGGAAAATGTTCTTGCACCACCATCTCTTCCTCATCATTCTACATCAGAACCTTCACCCGTCTCATCAGGCTCTCCACCGGATTTATTAGAATCAACCGCAACAAATAATCCTTCTATTCCTCCGTCACCATAA